In a genomic window of Balaenoptera ricei isolate mBalRic1 chromosome 3, mBalRic1.hap2, whole genome shotgun sequence:
- the CCNB1 gene encoding G2/mitotic-specific cyclin-B1, which translates to MALRITRNTKINAENKAKVSMAGAKRVPVAAVAASKPGLRPRTALGDIGNKVSEQPQAKLPLKKEAKTLAAGKVIAKKLPKPLEKAPVPEPESQPELDLEPEPEPETEPVKEEKLPPEPILVDTPSPSPMETSGCAPAEEYLCQAFSDVILAVNDVDAEDGADPNLCSEYVKDIYAYLRQLEEEQAVRPKYLLGREVTGNMRAILIDWLVQVQMKFRLLQETMYMTVSIIDRFMQDNCVPKKMLQLVGVTAMFIASKYEEMYPPEIGDFAFVTDNTYTKYQIRQMEMKILRALNFSLGRPLPLHFLRRASKIGEVDVELHTLAKYLMELTMLDYDMVHFPPSQIAVGAFCLALKILDNGEWTPTLQHYLSYTEESLLLVMQHLAKNIIMVNRGLTKHMTIKNKYATSKHAKISTLAQLNSALVQDLAKAVAKV; encoded by the exons AACACGAAAATTAATGCTGAAAATAAGGCGAAGGTCAGTATGGCAGGCGCAAAGCGCGTGCCTGTGGCCGCTGTTGCAGCCTCTAAGCCCGGGCTGAGGCCAAGAACAGCTCTTGGAGACATCGGTAACAAAGTCAGTGAACAGCCACAGGCCAAATTGCCCCTGAAAAAG GAAGCAAAAACTTTAGCTGCTGGAAAAGTTATTGCTAAAAAACTACCAAAACCTCTGGAAAAAGCTCCTGTGCCAGAGCCGGAGTCCCAGCCGGAGCTGGATCTGGAGCCAGAGCCAGAGCCGGAGACCGAGCCTGTTAAAGAAGAGAAACTTCCCCCTGAGCCTATTTTG GTTGATACTCCCTCTCCAAGCCCCATGGAAACATCTGGCTGTGCCCCTGCAGAAGAATATCTGTGCCAGGCTTTCTCTGATGTAATTCTTGCAGTGAATGATGTGGATGCAGAAGATGGAGCAGATCCAAACCTTTGTAGTGAATATGTAAAAGATATCTATGCTTATCTGAGACAACTTGAG GAAGAGCAAGCAGTCAGACCAAAATACCTACTGGGTCGTGAAGTCACTGGAAACATGAGAGCCATCCTAATTGACTGGCTAGTGCAGGTTCAAATGAAATTCAGGTTACTCCAGGAGACCATGTACATGACTGTTTCCATTATTGATCGGTTCATGCAG GATAATTGTGTGCCCAAGAAGATGCTGCAGCTGGTTGGTGTCACTGCCATGTTTATTGCAAGCAAATATGAGGAAATGTACCCTCCAGAAATTGGTGACTTTGCCTTTGTGACTGACAACACCTACACTAAGTACCAAATCAGGCAGATGGAAATGAAGATTCTAAGAGCTTTAAATTTCAGTCTGGGTCGCCCTCTACCCCTGCATTTCCTTCGGAGAGCATCTAAGATTGGAGAG GTTGATGTTGAGCTACATACTTTGGCCAAATATCTGATGGAACTAACTATGTTGGACTACGATATGGTGCACTTTCCTCCTTCTCAGATTGCAGTGGGAGCTTTTTGCTTAGCACTGAAAATTCTTGATAATGGTGAATGG ACACCAACTCTACAGCATTACCTGTCATACACTGAAGAATCCCTTCTTCTTGTTATGCAACACCTGGCTAAGAATATAATCATGGTGAATCGTGGGCTTACAAAGCATATG ACTATCAAGAACAAGTATGCTACGTCTAAGCATGCTAAGATCAGCACTCTAGCACAGCTGAATTCTGCACTAGTTCAAGATTTAGCCAAGGCTGTGGCAAAGGTGTAA